In Gammaproteobacteria bacterium, the genomic window GATGCCCGACATTTTAGCAACTTGTTTTAAATTGACTGATTTCTTAACTTTCACTTCAGCAAAATAGGGATGATTATCAATATGCGGTAATTTAATTCCATATTTTTCAGGATTTTCAATAATGGCTGCAACGGCTAATAATCGAGGCACGTAATATTTTGTTTCTTTTGGCAGTGGTAAATTCCAAAAATTGTGGCTCCCGGTGCGTCGCTCTACAGATTCAACTCTACCTTGACCACAATTATAAGCTGCAATGGCTAAGTACCAATTATCTTTAAAATTGATACCCAAATCTTTAAAGTATGCAAGAGCGGCTTTTGTCGAAGCGACTACATTGCGTCGACCATCGTATCCTGATTTTACTTTAACGCCCAATTCATGTGCGGTACCTGTCATTAATTGCCACAGGCCACTCGCTCCTTTTTTTGATAGACCGTTAGGATTATATTCGCTTTCAATAACGGGAATAAGGGCAAGCTCTGAGGGTAAACCTTTCGCCTTTGATTGCTGGTGGATAAAATAAATGTAAGGCGCTGAAGCCTTCAGTATGCTGTAAAGTTTGCCTTCATCAGCCAAAAGTCGCTTAATTTCTAATTTTACTTGCTGTGATTCTTCACGATGGTCAATTTTGAAACCACCTACAATATTGCGCCACAGATCATCAGAGGCAAGATTTTTTCTTTTGACTTCGATTTGTTGAGTAGCTGAATGCGGCTTGGATAGAGGATCAACAATAGTATTACTCGTGGCCTCCCAAAAAACGAGAAGACAAACAATTAACACAAGAAGCTGTAAGCTTTTAGTAAAATTTAATAATTGCATGGGCGCATTGTACAACAAAAAATCTAATTTGATAACCCCCTTAAAATTTACTCACTTTTTTCGTATTAAATTTGAATCTTGGCCAAAAAGAATTTTTTTGGCTTGGTCGGTCATGGTGGATCCCGGATTAATGGAGTCTTTTAAGGCATAGGCACGTTTAACGGCGGGTCGCGCGGCGACTAAATTAAACCAACGTTGCAGATGTGGAAAATCGTTTAAATTTTGCATCTGTTTTTCATGGGGAACGATCCAGGGATAAC contains:
- a CDS encoding transglycosylase SLT domain-containing protein; this encodes MQLLNFTKSLQLLVLIVCLLVFWEATSNTIVDPLSKPHSATQQIEVKRKNLASDDLWRNIVGGFKIDHREESQQVKLEIKRLLADEGKLYSILKASAPYIYFIHQQSKAKGLPSELALIPVIESEYNPNGLSKKGASGLWQLMTGTAHELGVKVKSGYDGRRNVVASTKAALAYFKDLGINFKDNWYLAIAAYNCGQGRVESVERRTGSHNFWNLPLPKETKYYVPRLLAVAAIIENPEKYGIKLPHIDNHPYFAEVKVKKSVNLKQVAKMSGISIQALKKLNPDYKNDTVIKKNLSSLLVPIEKVAIVKSTIQTI